In Eubacteriales bacterium mix99, the DNA window GTGGAACCGAGGGCCGGGATGTTATACTGAAACGCTTTCATTGTGCCTTTGAAGAAATCAATTTTGTCAGGCGATATAATTATATTATCGTAAACGACACGGTGGAGGAAGCCGTTCAAAAGATAGAAGCCATCCTTCTGGCGGAAAAATGTCGTGTGGATCGGAATGAGGAATTGATATTGCAATTGCAGGGAGGAATATGAAATGATTTTACCGACTCAGAATTCTTTGCTGGAAAAGGTAGACAGTAAATATACGCTTGTCGTGGAAGTGGCAAAGCGGGCAAGGCAGCTGGTAGCAGGGGAAAAGCCGCTGATAGGGGAAGAAGAGGACAACGAAGCTGCGAACCCGGTTTCCATAGCGGTAAAGGAAGTGGATGCCGATCTGATTCATTATCAGCATGAAAAAAAGCAGGCATAGGAATTACCGCATTGTTTTAAAAAGGTACCTGGTACCTTTTTTTGTTTGCCGGAGAAAACCGCTTTCCCATTCTGCCGGGCAAGGAAACGGTGAAAGGAGTGCATGTCGTTGGAAAACAGAAAGTATGCCGGAGT includes these proteins:
- the rpoZ gene encoding DNA-directed RNA polymerase subunit omega; its protein translation is MILPTQNSLLEKVDSKYTLVVEVAKRARQLVAGEKPLIGEEEDNEAANPVSIAVKEVDADLIHYQHEKKQA